A genomic window from Nostoc sp. PCC 7524 includes:
- a CDS encoding arsenate-mycothiol transferase ArsC, whose protein sequence is MNKILFLCTGNYYRSRFAEHLFNWLATKQGLDWQADSRGLALERGVNNVGTISRYAAEALAVRLVNLPDDERFPLAASEQDFQSATRVIALDELEHRPLMNERFPQWADAIEYWLVHDIDQTSATVALGQIEKHILQLIEQLAQS, encoded by the coding sequence ATGAATAAAATCTTATTCTTGTGTACAGGCAACTACTACCGCAGCCGCTTTGCCGAACATCTTTTTAATTGGTTGGCTACCAAACAGGGTTTAGATTGGCAGGCTGACTCTAGAGGGTTAGCACTTGAGCGCGGTGTTAACAATGTGGGGACAATTTCCCGGTATGCGGCTGAGGCTTTAGCAGTGCGATTGGTAAACCTACCTGATGATGAACGGTTTCCACTAGCAGCCAGTGAGCAAGATTTTCAATCAGCTACTAGAGTTATTGCATTAGATGAGTTGGAACATCGTCCATTGATGAATGAACGCTTTCCCCAATGGGCAGATGCAATTGAATACTGGTTAGTCCATGATATCGATCAAACCTCTGCTACAGTTGCCCTTGGGCAAATTGAGAAGCATATACTGCAACTTATAGAACAATTAGCTCAAAGTTAG
- the arfB gene encoding alternative ribosome rescue aminoacyl-tRNA hydrolase ArfB: MLQISNKIIIPDSELEISAIRSQGAGGQNVNKVSTAIHLRFNIETSSLPTFYKEQLLKLNDRRITQEGVIVIKAQEHRSQEQNREEALERLKELIKSAVVLKRKRKPTKPTRSSQKKRLDSKTKRGQIKSMRRQIVD, from the coding sequence ATGCTGCAAATCTCTAATAAAATTATTATCCCCGATAGCGAACTCGAAATTAGCGCGATTCGTTCTCAAGGAGCAGGGGGTCAAAACGTCAACAAGGTTTCTACTGCCATTCACTTACGCTTTAACATTGAGACTTCATCATTACCCACTTTCTACAAAGAACAGCTTTTGAAACTGAATGACCGACGCATTACCCAAGAGGGGGTTATTGTCATCAAGGCTCAAGAACATCGCAGCCAAGAGCAAAACCGTGAGGAAGCTTTAGAACGACTCAAAGAACTTATTAAAAGCGCAGTCGTACTTAAGAGAAAACGCAAACCCACCAAACCAACTCGCAGTTCTCAAAAAAAACGTCTTGACAGTAAAACTAAGCGAGGACAAATTAAGTCAATGAGAAGGCAGATAGTTGATTAA
- a CDS encoding DUF4174 domain-containing protein → MNNSVLIALTLTASIALSPVSIGGTAQGSTQAIKMSSFNLSSQKWQNRVLLVFAPSVDNRTYQQQMQLFEQHQNGFTERDLVLVQVLATDKSYANGQLIDESSVANLRDRFGVDKDNFRVILVGKDGGVKRSDTTPVEATAIFEQIDAMPMRQQEMRSSR, encoded by the coding sequence GTGAATAACTCAGTATTAATCGCCCTGACCCTCACCGCGTCTATAGCCCTATCGCCAGTCAGCATTGGTGGTACTGCCCAAGGTTCAACCCAAGCCATCAAAATGTCTTCATTTAACCTCAGTTCCCAAAAATGGCAAAACCGCGTGCTATTAGTATTTGCACCGTCTGTTGATAACCGTACATATCAGCAACAGATGCAGTTATTTGAGCAGCACCAAAACGGTTTTACAGAACGGGATTTAGTTCTGGTTCAGGTTTTGGCAACAGATAAAAGCTATGCCAACGGACAGTTAATAGATGAATCTTCTGTGGCCAATTTGCGCGATCGCTTTGGAGTTGACAAAGATAATTTCCGCGTTATTTTGGTAGGCAAAGATGGTGGTGTTAAGCGCAGTGATACTACACCAGTCGAAGCGACAGCAATTTTTGAGCAAATTGACGCTATGCCCATGCGCCAGCAAGAAATGCGCTCTTCGAGGTAG
- a CDS encoding nuclease A inhibitor family protein — translation MTNEIVEKLKQASDGLLMMSESEYPFEVFLWSGEAQEPLTNQKLLQLTGHSPETSVETVDLDYFFRNCAVEKEWHDEVQKQNVQKFQTLVTTLKDNLTDIKVYRLGTIDIDVYIVGKTPSGDLAGISTKVIET, via the coding sequence ATGACTAACGAGATTGTGGAAAAACTTAAACAAGCCTCCGATGGTTTGTTAATGATGAGTGAATCAGAATATCCTTTTGAAGTGTTTTTGTGGTCTGGTGAGGCACAAGAACCGTTGACAAATCAAAAACTGCTGCAATTAACAGGACATTCCCCAGAAACATCAGTTGAAACCGTAGACCTCGATTATTTCTTTCGTAACTGTGCTGTAGAAAAAGAATGGCACGATGAAGTGCAAAAACAAAATGTGCAGAAATTTCAAACACTTGTTACAACACTAAAGGATAATCTCACAGACATCAAAGTTTATCGTTTAGGTACGATAGATATTGATGTCTATATTGTTGGTAAAACTCCATCTGGTGATTTAGCAGGAATTTCTACTAAAGTTATAGAAACCTAA
- a CDS encoding DUF6009 family protein — MIDEKIVQYEKNIVWLVDPNDYRWVREDMADFCQTQGISKSHQMRIEKRRKLIGYADLEYNAPPSYILGTKKHYFRRVFVVRDGDYQVYQYSHPAEGVDPLKVKPKVKAAVLRGS; from the coding sequence ATGATAGACGAAAAGATTGTTCAGTATGAGAAAAACATCGTTTGGCTGGTTGACCCAAATGATTACCGTTGGGTGCGAGAAGATATGGCAGATTTTTGTCAGACACAAGGAATTTCTAAATCTCACCAGATGCGAATTGAAAAAAGAAGAAAATTGATTGGTTATGCTGACCTAGAATACAACGCACCACCTAGTTATATTCTAGGAACTAAAAAACATTACTTTCGCAGAGTGTTTGTAGTGCGTGACGGTGATTATCAGGTTTATCAATATAGTCATCCCGCCGAAGGTGTAGACCCATTGAAAGTAAAACCCAAGGTTAAGGCAGCAGTTCTAAGAGGAAGTTAG
- the psb34 gene encoding photosystem II assembly protein Psb34, with protein sequence MYTTINEAGVLNNYATEPQMYYAQYPNQEQQNRYKFQGAVATLLVTALVLVAFGVS encoded by the coding sequence ATGTACACCACCATTAATGAAGCAGGCGTTTTAAATAACTACGCAACTGAACCCCAGATGTACTATGCACAGTACCCCAACCAAGAGCAGCAAAATCGTTACAAGTTTCAAGGTGCAGTTGCTACCCTACTCGTCACTGCTCTAGTTTTGGTTGCTTTTGGCGTTAGCTAA
- a CDS encoding GMC oxidoreductase, with protein sequence MSQMLNRRRFLQASAAAAASIGVSTIRTSAGGVDEYVEAIVIGSGFGGAVASLRLGQAGIETIVLERGRRWQITDSGDTFSTTDNPDGRAAWLSPTTVLPPPVPEIPIDVYTGVLDVKRGNGINVYRGAGVGGGSLVYGAITYQPTEELFYKVFPRTINYTRLDRIYYPRVRSILKASPIPDDILQTEYYLASRILMEQARKAGLNTRKIDAAIDWDIVRQEIAGKKVASIINGQVYYGTNSGAKNSLDRNYLSMAEATGNIEIRPLHVVTMIGESDRGRYRVVCNQINEQGEVLVQKSFVCRYLFLAAGSIGTTELLLRAKTNRTLRRLNNQVGKFWGTNSDSTTLMINAGETNPTPGNPGVIAVEHLDNPIAPVILEAFHGLPFVPQGILPVLGQGISKPEGYLTYNTATKLADLFWPNNSADSQRNAQALLYTYQRLNQANGTSLAAPPDYSFTAHPLGGATIGQVCNTHGQVFGYPNLFVVDGALIPGSTACSNPSLTIAALAERSMDQFLNRIPRRRKI encoded by the coding sequence ATGTCCCAAATGCTAAATCGTCGTCGATTTCTTCAGGCATCGGCGGCGGCGGCGGCCAGCATAGGTGTATCCACTATTCGCACCTCTGCTGGTGGTGTTGACGAGTATGTTGAGGCGATAGTCATTGGTAGTGGTTTTGGCGGTGCAGTTGCATCATTGCGTCTTGGTCAGGCTGGAATTGAAACAATCGTATTGGAACGGGGACGACGATGGCAAATTACTGATTCAGGTGATACTTTCTCTACAACAGATAACCCAGATGGTCGTGCTGCATGGCTCAGTCCCACTACGGTTTTACCTCCACCAGTTCCAGAAATCCCCATTGATGTATATACTGGCGTTCTTGATGTCAAAAGAGGTAATGGTATCAATGTATACCGTGGTGCAGGTGTTGGGGGTGGTTCGCTTGTCTACGGTGCTATCACTTATCAACCGACGGAAGAACTATTCTATAAAGTTTTTCCACGCACTATTAACTACACCAGACTGGATCGGATTTATTACCCACGGGTGCGTTCCATCCTCAAAGCATCCCCCATCCCAGACGATATTCTTCAAACTGAATACTACTTAGCAAGCCGCATCCTCATGGAGCAAGCCCGTAAGGCTGGTTTGAATACACGCAAGATTGACGCAGCCATTGATTGGGATATTGTTCGTCAGGAAATAGCAGGTAAAAAGGTTGCTTCCATTATTAATGGTCAAGTTTATTACGGTACAAATAGTGGGGCGAAAAACAGCTTAGATCGCAACTACCTCAGTATGGCAGAGGCGACTGGTAACATTGAAATTCGACCGTTACACGTAGTCACTATGATTGGAGAATCAGATCGTGGGCGTTACCGGGTTGTTTGCAATCAAATTAATGAGCAAGGAGAAGTGCTTGTCCAAAAATCCTTTGTTTGTCGCTATCTATTTTTGGCGGCAGGTTCGATTGGCACTACTGAACTATTGCTGCGTGCTAAAACCAATCGTACTTTGCGCCGACTAAATAATCAGGTAGGAAAGTTTTGGGGAACAAATTCCGATTCAACTACTTTAATGATTAATGCTGGCGAAACGAATCCAACACCAGGGAATCCGGGTGTAATCGCAGTTGAGCATCTCGACAACCCTATTGCCCCAGTGATACTTGAAGCATTTCACGGACTTCCTTTTGTACCACAAGGTATTCTTCCTGTTCTTGGTCAGGGAATTTCCAAACCGGAGGGCTATCTTACCTACAATACAGCTACTAAGTTAGCAGATTTGTTCTGGCCTAACAACTCAGCCGATAGTCAAAGAAATGCTCAGGCTCTCTTGTATACTTATCAACGGCTCAACCAAGCCAATGGTACAAGTCTTGCTGCACCGCCTGACTACAGTTTTACAGCACACCCACTTGGCGGTGCAACAATTGGGCAAGTATGCAATACTCATGGGCAGGTGTTTGGTTATCCTAATTTGTTTGTGGTTGATGGTGCGCTGATTCCTGGTTCAACAGCCTGCTCAAATCCCTCGCTGACTATTGCTGCTTTGGCAGAACGGAGTATGGATCAATTTCTCAACCGGATTCCTAGACGTAGAAAAATATAA
- the csx18 gene encoding CRISPR-associated protein Csx18 codes for MYISRRAATARNISVSAVNGGITLVILLIAPLGLAAVIINTLLVTVSTYIISSMADRIVLWLEPEQRAELASSGEDEHRSTRKSHLQRWWR; via the coding sequence ATGTATATCTCTCGACGTGCTGCTACTGCCAGAAATATTTCTGTATCTGCTGTTAATGGTGGTATTACTTTAGTAATTTTGTTAATTGCGCCTCTGGGTTTAGCAGCAGTAATTATTAATACTTTATTAGTTACAGTTTCTACTTATATAATTTCTAGTATGGCGGATAGGATAGTTTTGTGGTTAGAACCGGAACAAAGGGCAGAATTAGCTTCTTCTGGAGAAGATGAACATCGTTCTACACGCAAGTCTCATTTACAACGATGGTGGCGTTAA
- a CDS encoding SRPBCC family protein, translating to MANYRFLTIWQLDAPIEKVWDAIIHSERWPDYWKAVESVVELQVGEPSGVGNIRRFTWKTPLSYKLAFDTCIQRIDAPVLMEAVAHGEVEGVGLWELEAVENGTIVRYTWTVKTTKLWMNLLAIFIRPLMEWNHNVIMHQGGKAMAQLLNARLLRNESY from the coding sequence ATGGCAAACTACCGCTTTTTGACTATTTGGCAATTAGATGCGCCTATTGAGAAGGTTTGGGATGCAATTATCCATTCTGAACGCTGGCCAGATTACTGGAAAGCGGTCGAAAGCGTAGTTGAGCTACAGGTAGGTGAACCGAGTGGGGTAGGGAACATTCGGCGTTTTACTTGGAAAACTCCCCTGTCCTATAAACTGGCCTTTGACACTTGCATTCAGAGAATTGATGCTCCTGTTTTAATGGAAGCAGTTGCCCACGGTGAAGTAGAAGGAGTGGGTTTATGGGAATTAGAAGCAGTCGAAAATGGCACAATTGTTCGCTATACCTGGACTGTGAAAACTACCAAACTTTGGATGAATCTACTAGCAATTTTCATTCGCCCCTTGATGGAATGGAATCACAACGTCATCATGCACCAAGGCGGCAAAGCAATGGCTCAACTCTTGAATGCACGTCTTTTAAGGAATGAATCATATTAG
- a CDS encoding helix-turn-helix transcriptional regulator, translating into MPKKPAHPYTERLAFERLLLLIATFLKYPGIGSPDFIDSNNNENHDALSSVRIYLQELAKELNIQLPDGYPATPTLRKDLETLRNYGILDRRMYRWGYYLGTGALSTTELKVAFNALASQAQYQGDAQVRRIYETLSKRLRGLDMELKGEFFYPTRQHLNRAINYTDPEDMAARGQHQDTLFHQLPLLEQAVNQGQAIEISRSRDLYNSNRIGRFQVFPLQLIYYDIAWYLLYEIYETGHLVMGRLNRFNSHCYPLKIQPRGLEKQRESLAKAYKLFENGWGFNLGEPEPQQLELAGKLAFIPVKVRFFSPVSAFILEGERRHLRQKITKGPINKITGEYTFVEYAVDLPPRSLDEFSLWVYRYMDKVEVLSPPELVEKHRQAAQLLFSRYFHEIGDRPSDS; encoded by the coding sequence ATGCCTAAAAAACCTGCTCACCCTTACACAGAACGTTTAGCTTTTGAACGTTTGCTACTGTTAATTGCTACCTTTTTAAAATATCCAGGTATAGGTAGTCCTGATTTTATTGACTCTAATAATAATGAAAATCATGATGCACTTAGTTCGGTACGGATATATTTACAGGAATTAGCGAAAGAATTAAATATACAATTACCAGATGGTTATCCGGCAACTCCTACCTTACGAAAAGATTTAGAAACTCTCAGAAATTACGGTATTCTTGACCGTCGGATGTATCGCTGGGGATATTATTTAGGAACTGGTGCGCTTTCTACCACAGAATTAAAAGTAGCCTTTAACGCACTAGCGTCTCAAGCGCAATATCAAGGTGATGCCCAAGTTAGACGCATTTATGAAACTCTCAGTAAAAGATTACGAGGGTTAGATATGGAACTCAAAGGCGAATTTTTTTACCCTACTCGTCAACATCTCAACCGTGCCATTAATTATACAGATCCAGAAGATATGGCAGCAAGGGGACAACACCAAGATACGCTATTTCATCAATTACCATTATTAGAACAAGCCGTTAATCAAGGACAAGCAATTGAAATTTCTCGCAGTCGTGACCTTTATAATTCCAATCGCATTGGACGTTTTCAAGTCTTTCCTTTACAGTTAATTTACTATGATATTGCTTGGTATTTACTATATGAAATTTATGAAACCGGGCATTTAGTAATGGGACGTTTAAATCGTTTCAATAGCCACTGCTACCCGTTGAAAATACAACCACGGGGGTTAGAAAAACAAAGAGAAAGTTTAGCCAAAGCCTATAAATTATTTGAAAACGGTTGGGGTTTTAATTTAGGAGAACCAGAACCACAACAATTAGAATTAGCTGGGAAACTGGCATTCATTCCTGTTAAAGTGCGATTTTTTTCACCAGTATCAGCTTTTATTTTAGAAGGAGAGCGTCGTCATCTCCGTCAAAAAATTACTAAAGGACCCATAAACAAAATCACTGGAGAATATACATTTGTAGAATATGCTGTAGATTTACCACCTCGTTCTTTAGATGAGTTTAGTTTGTGGGTTTATCGTTATATGGATAAGGTAGAAGTCTTATCTCCTCCTGAATTAGTGGAAAAACATCGTCAGGCTGCACAACTTTTATTTTCCCGCTATTTTCATGAAATAGGCGATCGCCCCTCCGATTCTTAG
- the cas1 gene encoding CRISPR-associated endonuclease Cas1 has translation MQTLYVSEQNCYVSLQKETLLVKQGETVYVEVQLPLLEQILIFGRSQVTTQVIRACLWRDIPIAYLSRMGYCYGRILPISRGYRQLSRYQQQLSPIERLVTARAIVKGKLKNSRVLLRRQRKKKESEILERVLQSLDYLASQAAEADTWERLMGFEGAGAAQYFSAFSECLTNPDFVFSGRSRRPPGNPVNAMLSFGYQVLWNHLLALIEIQGLDPYYACLHQGHDGHAALASDLIEEFRAPLVDSLVMWLINRKIVSAEADFDFKNGGCYLNDSGRKKFLRAFVQRMTEQIQTEDGTQPKWDLLTQQVKAFKQFVYNPSHHYQPYKID, from the coding sequence ATGCAAACTCTTTATGTTTCTGAGCAAAACTGCTATGTGTCTTTACAGAAAGAAACTTTGCTAGTTAAACAAGGGGAAACTGTATATGTGGAAGTGCAGTTACCTTTGCTAGAGCAAATTCTGATTTTTGGGCGCTCTCAGGTGACTACACAAGTCATTCGTGCTTGTTTATGGCGAGATATTCCCATTGCTTATTTATCACGGATGGGTTATTGCTATGGTAGAATTTTGCCAATTTCTAGGGGATATAGGCAGTTATCCCGTTATCAACAACAGCTGTCCCCTATTGAAAGATTGGTTACTGCTAGGGCTATTGTAAAAGGCAAGTTGAAAAACAGTCGCGTACTGTTGCGAAGACAGAGGAAAAAGAAAGAGTCAGAGATTTTAGAACGGGTTTTACAAAGTTTAGATTATTTAGCTAGCCAAGCCGCCGAAGCTGATACTTGGGAGAGGTTAATGGGGTTTGAAGGTGCTGGTGCTGCTCAATATTTCTCTGCTTTTAGTGAATGTTTAACTAATCCTGATTTTGTGTTTTCTGGTCGTAGTCGTCGCCCTCCTGGAAACCCAGTAAATGCTATGCTGAGTTTTGGTTATCAAGTTCTGTGGAATCATCTATTAGCATTAATTGAAATTCAAGGTTTAGACCCCTATTATGCTTGTCTACATCAAGGTCACGATGGTCATGCGGCATTGGCTTCTGATTTAATTGAGGAATTTCGCGCACCTTTAGTAGATTCTTTAGTGATGTGGTTAATTAATCGCAAAATTGTTAGTGCTGAAGCTGATTTCGATTTCAAAAATGGTGGGTGCTATTTGAATGATTCGGGGAGAAAGAAATTTCTACGGGCTTTTGTACAGCGAATGACTGAGCAAATACAAACTGAGGATGGAACCCAGCCTAAATGGGATTTACTAACTCAACAAGTCAAAGCTTTTAAACAGTTTGTCTACAATCCTAGTCATCATTATCAGCCTTACAAAATTGATTAA
- a CDS encoding putative quinol monooxygenase, whose product MTNQTIHVVARFVALPDKVEELKALLLGLIEPTGQEAGVIKYQLLQNQSDPTDFTFVEEWESEAALDTHLASRRLQVPIAKLEGLIATPPDIRRYSLLAGIPSIPLAE is encoded by the coding sequence ATGACTAACCAAACCATTCATGTTGTAGCTCGTTTTGTGGCTTTACCCGATAAAGTAGAAGAACTCAAAGCTTTATTATTGGGACTGATTGAACCAACTGGGCAAGAAGCAGGTGTGATTAAATATCAACTTTTACAAAATCAATCAGATCCAACAGATTTTACTTTTGTAGAAGAGTGGGAATCCGAGGCAGCACTGGATACTCATTTAGCGTCACGCCGTCTGCAAGTACCAATAGCCAAGCTAGAAGGATTAATAGCTACGCCCCCAGATATCCGCCGTTATTCTCTTTTGGCTGGGATTCCTAGTATCCCACTGGCGGAATAG
- a CDS encoding tyrosine-type recombinase/integrase → MDVTNIEVSSVEVLPTKLGEVVKPNTSAQVTPELVSEVIRQYYYRTPAVSNDEELILAWAGSQNREQTKRKYYRFGQKLLDWVRHQGIPDFRLIQQPKLLEFIASWGEVSPYTKSNQILMLRSLWSYGSGENVGYFLRNIASTINYDNFSNLPKSERYLEDWEMKKLAQAAQQLGGKHWLVFCLLFYSGMRVGEVGRVTIPGDEPGQPKEDYPGLYWHNFKWQPDPAPEDRQRGYYTIKFRGKGGKYREIGLDHETSKLLKKYRGMASDKMPVFPNMSPDPKKRGLPLSDRAIKRLIQDISEVAKIEFSCHWLRHSHATRAVEIKPLFDVQDQLGHTKSDTTKTYIRPKKDAGTGTVLPRF, encoded by the coding sequence ATGGATGTGACTAATATTGAGGTTAGCTCCGTAGAAGTTCTCCCTACCAAATTAGGAGAAGTTGTAAAACCAAATACTTCAGCGCAAGTAACTCCAGAATTGGTATCGGAGGTCATTCGCCAATATTATTACCGCACACCTGCTGTGAGTAATGATGAGGAGTTAATCTTAGCTTGGGCAGGCAGCCAAAATCGGGAGCAAACTAAGCGAAAATACTATCGTTTTGGTCAAAAATTACTTGATTGGGTACGTCATCAAGGTATACCCGATTTCAGATTAATCCAGCAGCCAAAGTTACTGGAATTTATCGCTAGTTGGGGTGAGGTTTCCCCTTATACTAAATCAAACCAGATTTTGATGTTACGCTCTCTTTGGAGTTATGGGAGTGGAGAAAATGTTGGTTACTTTTTGCGGAATATAGCAAGTACCATAAATTACGATAATTTCAGTAATTTACCCAAATCAGAGCGTTATCTAGAAGATTGGGAAATGAAGAAACTAGCCCAAGCTGCCCAGCAGTTGGGGGGTAAACACTGGCTAGTTTTTTGTTTGCTTTTTTATAGTGGAATGCGCGTTGGTGAAGTGGGGCGGGTAACGATTCCAGGTGATGAACCAGGACAACCCAAAGAAGATTATCCGGGGTTATATTGGCACAACTTTAAATGGCAACCAGACCCAGCACCAGAAGATAGACAGCGTGGGTATTACACAATTAAGTTTCGGGGTAAGGGTGGGAAGTACCGCGAGATTGGCTTAGACCATGAAACTTCAAAGTTGCTCAAAAAGTACCGGGGTATGGCTAGTGATAAGATGCCAGTATTCCCCAATATGTCACCCGACCCGAAAAAGCGCGGGTTGCCATTGAGCGATCGCGCGATTAAAAGATTGATTCAAGATATCTCTGAGGTAGCCAAAATAGAATTTTCTTGTCACTGGCTCAGGCACTCTCATGCAACGAGGGCAGTGGAGATTAAACCACTGTTTGATGTGCAAGACCAATTGGGGCATACCAAGTCTGATACTACCAAAACTTATATTCGTCCCAAAAAGGATGCAGGTACGGGTACGGTACTGCCGAGATTTTGA
- a CDS encoding HNH endonuclease, whose protein sequence is MEAQPPFQQSHILQNSVVVFSKNYLPLARINIKRAIVLLVTGQAESLNFGTTKQWEVRSPSVVLQVPEHIRLTVGNPERHWKVPPVNRREVLRRDNHTCQYCGSTKHLTLDHVIPRSKGGQHTWDNVVTACEKCNSTKSDRLPHETGMVLKTKPKAPIHPAVAFAEQFWNSQRLTEAE, encoded by the coding sequence ATGGAAGCTCAACCACCTTTTCAGCAATCCCATATACTACAAAATTCAGTTGTAGTCTTCTCTAAGAACTACCTACCACTAGCACGCATCAACATTAAACGCGCAATCGTGCTGTTAGTTACAGGTCAAGCAGAATCGTTGAATTTTGGTACTACAAAACAGTGGGAAGTTCGTTCTCCTAGTGTCGTACTACAAGTACCTGAACACATTCGCTTAACCGTTGGCAATCCTGAACGGCATTGGAAAGTCCCGCCAGTAAACCGTCGTGAGGTTTTGAGGCGAGACAACCACACCTGCCAATACTGCGGTAGCACCAAGCATTTAACGCTTGACCACGTAATCCCCCGCTCCAAAGGTGGACAGCATACCTGGGACAACGTTGTCACAGCGTGTGAGAAGTGTAACTCAACCAAGAGCGATCGCTTGCCGCATGAAACTGGAATGGTATTGAAAACCAAGCCCAAAGCCCCAATTCACCCAGCAGTAGCATTTGCCGAACAGTTCTGGAACTCACAACGCCTAACTGAAGCTGAGTAA
- a CDS encoding DUF3122 domain-containing protein yields MCHLQRKFLQYFWHCALVVFLALTFSGWGVEPAVALLRQHHDSPGVLRYHSQVSIKDKQGYAWQVLLFKQNYNNPVRDLRLRLVGFPGVVEIAHPQPLEIEATSGKLLSASDAYALTAPAPNVGEYELTDVLPKLPTTDALKLYVPVQGEKPLVLNIPQSVVTEWQWLVTEID; encoded by the coding sequence ATGTGTCACTTGCAGCGAAAATTTCTACAATATTTCTGGCACTGCGCCCTAGTAGTCTTTCTAGCTTTGACTTTTAGTGGATGGGGTGTGGAACCAGCTGTTGCACTGCTACGGCAACATCATGATTCCCCTGGTGTTTTGCGCTACCACTCCCAAGTATCTATTAAAGATAAACAAGGTTACGCTTGGCAGGTGCTACTGTTCAAACAAAATTACAACAATCCAGTTCGAGATTTAAGGTTACGCTTGGTAGGGTTTCCGGGTGTAGTTGAAATTGCCCACCCCCAACCATTAGAAATTGAGGCAACATCAGGAAAATTACTCAGTGCATCCGATGCTTACGCTTTAACTGCACCAGCCCCCAATGTCGGGGAATATGAATTAACTGATGTTTTACCCAAACTGCCAACCACCGATGCACTCAAACTGTATGTACCAGTTCAAGGCGAAAAGCCATTGGTTCTCAATATTCCTCAATCCGTAGTCACCGAGTGGCAATGGCTAGTAACTGAGATTGACTAA
- a CDS encoding DNA/RNA non-specific endonuclease: MKKSKLFRAILAIAVPATVFFALLNYLQKPLTAQTSSVHLTMGNPTGANTSFSNLLLSKAQYATSHNCFRGTPNWVSWQLNRSWLGSAPRQDDFRADALPSGCYRVVTSDYTGSGFDRGHMAPSADRTNTIANNSATFFMTNIIPQAPDNNQGVWANLENYSRSLVTGQNRELYIISGSYGTGGTGSNGDRTTIAGGKVTVPARTYKVIVILDRPGLGVSGVTTNTRVITVDIPNTQGVRNADWKDYRISVDTLEARLFKTTGTTYDFLSNVSSSIQNVIEARVDNL; encoded by the coding sequence ATGAAGAAGTCTAAGCTTTTCAGAGCTATTCTAGCTATTGCCGTACCAGCAACAGTATTTTTCGCTCTGCTTAATTATCTTCAAAAACCTCTAACTGCCCAAACTTCAAGTGTTCATTTGACAATGGGAAATCCTACGGGTGCTAACACTAGCTTCAGTAATTTATTACTAAGCAAAGCTCAGTATGCAACCTCTCATAACTGTTTTCGAGGAACACCAAATTGGGTGAGTTGGCAGTTAAACCGATCATGGCTCGGAAGTGCGCCTCGTCAAGATGATTTTCGTGCAGATGCCTTACCTTCTGGCTGCTATCGAGTTGTGACTTCCGATTACACAGGTAGCGGCTTTGATAGAGGACATATGGCTCCTTCGGCAGATAGAACAAATACTATCGCCAATAATTCTGCTACATTCTTTATGACAAATATAATTCCTCAAGCCCCAGATAATAATCAGGGAGTATGGGCGAATCTAGAAAATTATTCTAGAAGTTTAGTAACCGGACAGAATAGGGAACTCTACATCATTTCAGGTTCCTATGGCACTGGTGGTACAGGGTCGAATGGTGACAGAACCACAATTGCTGGTGGCAAAGTTACCGTCCCAGCCCGAACTTATAAGGTGATTGTAATTTTAGATAGACCAGGTTTGGGAGTGAGTGGTGTAACTACTAATACCAGGGTAATTACTGTTGATATACCCAATACGCAAGGTGTGAGAAATGCGGATTGGAAAGATTATAGAATTAGCGTTGACACTCTAGAAGCAAGACTTTTTAAGACAACTGGAACTACCTATGATTTTCTTTCTAACGTTTCTTCCTCTATTCAAAATGTAATTGAGGCTAGAGTTGACAATTTGTAA